CGAAGGAGTTCCCGGTACCCTTCGACGTCGGGTGGTTCCGGCTCGATGCCGTCACGACAATCAAATACCAACTGACGCCCCGTATTTCGGATGACCTCGCGCTGGTGTTGATCCCACGCGAGGGCTACTTCCAGGCCGGTTGCTTCCTACCGAAGGGCGGCGAGGGGCAACTGCACGCACGTGGCCTGGACACCTTCCGTACCCGGGTCGCCGAACTCGTGCCGGAGGCCACGGTGGGGTCCTTGACGTCCTGGGATGCCGTCAAGGTGCTCGATGTGAAGGTGAACCGGCTGTCCACCTGGCACCGGCCCGGACTGCTGTGCATCGGCGATGCCGCGCATGCGATGTCCCCGGTCGGCGGCGTCGGGATCAACCTCGCGGTCGCCGACGCGGTGGCCGCGGCGGGCATCCTCGCGCAGCCGCTGCTGGACCGCGACATCACCGAGGCCGAGCTGGCGGCCGTGCAGAAGCGCCGGGAACTGCCGGCCGTCATCACCCAGAGCGTGCAACGCCTCGCCCATCGGGCGATGCGGCGGGTACTGCTCGGCGGCCGGGTAATGACCCCGCCGCGGTGGCTGGCCGCCGCCGCGGGGGCGCTGCTGGACCGGGTCCCGGCGCTCGCC
This region of Mycolicibacterium diernhoferi genomic DNA includes:
- a CDS encoding FAD-dependent oxidoreductase, which codes for MTSTESTTCAIVGGGPAGMVLGLLLARAGVEVTVFEKHPDFFRDFRGDTVHPVTLTLLEDLGLHPKFAALPHSEIEKAEFELGGRMVTAADFRRLNVPHPMLALVPQWDLLNLLAEAGKEEPSFTLRMNTPVTGLLREGEVVTGVRYQGEDGPAELRADLTVACDGRTSTLRAAAGLIPKEFPVPFDVGWFRLDAVTTIKYQLTPRISDDLALVLIPREGYFQAGCFLPKGGEGQLHARGLDTFRTRVAELVPEATVGSLTSWDAVKVLDVKVNRLSTWHRPGLLCIGDAAHAMSPVGGVGINLAVADAVAAAGILAQPLLDRDITEAELAAVQKRRELPAVITQSVQRLAHRAMRRVLLGGRVMTPPRWLAAAAGALLDRVPALAVIPAYAIGVGVRPERAPDFARRPAPVVDR